One genomic window of Methanobacterium petrolearium includes the following:
- the larB gene encoding nickel pincer cofactor biosynthesis protein LarB — translation MKKVLQELINGNVSVEEAEKMLKTMQIAELEDFAKLDTARDIRTGFPEAIFAEGKNDQELVKIIRNCANRGRVLVTRLKEDRYINIKEKLESLRDEGFKVEYNTKARVLLIKDQEIERQGKIGIITAGTSDIPVAEEARIVAEEAGCEVITAYDVGVAGIHRLFSQIRRILEEEVKAIIVVAGMEGALPSVVAGLVDIPVIGVPTSVGYGVGTGGFTALNAMLQSCAPGIAVVNIDNGFGAAVFAVTVVKQTEKD, via the coding sequence ATGAAGAAAGTACTCCAAGAACTAATTAATGGTAATGTATCAGTGGAAGAAGCTGAAAAAATGCTTAAAACCATGCAAATAGCTGAACTGGAGGATTTTGCCAAGTTAGACACGGCTCGCGATATTCGAACCGGTTTCCCAGAAGCTATTTTTGCAGAAGGAAAAAATGATCAGGAACTGGTGAAGATAATCCGGAACTGTGCAAATAGGGGTAGGGTTCTGGTAACTCGGTTGAAAGAGGATAGATACATTAATATCAAAGAAAAACTTGAATCCCTTCGTGATGAGGGGTTTAAAGTAGAGTATAATACAAAAGCCCGGGTATTACTCATTAAAGATCAGGAAATAGAAAGGCAGGGTAAGATTGGTATCATCACTGCTGGTACTTCGGACATACCTGTGGCTGAAGAGGCTCGTATAGTAGCTGAAGAAGCTGGATGTGAAGTCATAACAGCTTATGATGTGGGTGTTGCTGGAATTCACAGATTATTCTCTCAGATCAGAAGGATCTTAGAAGAAGAAGTTAAAGCCATCATTGTGGTGGCAGGTATGGAAGGAGCACTACCTTCAGTGGTGGCAGGGCTGGTGGACATCCCGGTAATCGGAGTACCCACTTCTGTTGGATACGGGGTAGGTACAGGAGGATTTACAGCACTTAATGCAATGTTACAATCATGTGCCCCTGGAATTGCCGTGGTAAACATTGATAATGGATTTGGAGCAGCAGTATTTGCTGTTACCGTGGTGAAACAAACCGAAAAAGATTGA
- a CDS encoding phosphatase PAP2 family protein: protein MDTNTRKTSKLKLFEFGSQKKLILLSCAVILWIAAVIAYFTPGFDYWIVVSCTSLLADPSLANFWYAYTKYLLYIVQFPLLAIYLTSFKISKLKPYRLVLFLSIMLLAIGNPIIDPILKDFFARPRPMITFDLNTIYYASGFSLPSGHAFQSFAGTLPLIICFLTNDATFKRNWIKIVLALLLLIYAITLSFSRILVGVHYISDVLFGIGFAIILMVILASLLQWLLDTDRLTLQNEKWYAMVFLILYVSYIIFSWDYFIWFRVYFIP, encoded by the coding sequence ATGGATACGAATACTAGAAAAACTTCCAAACTTAAATTATTTGAATTTGGAAGCCAAAAAAAATTAATATTACTCTCATGCGCCGTTATTTTATGGATAGCTGCAGTGATTGCCTATTTTACTCCAGGTTTTGATTACTGGATTGTGGTCAGTTGCACTTCCCTACTTGCTGATCCATCACTTGCAAATTTCTGGTATGCCTACACCAAATACTTGCTCTATATTGTGCAATTCCCTCTTTTGGCCATATACCTAACATCGTTCAAGATCAGTAAATTGAAACCTTACCGTTTAGTTCTCTTTTTATCAATCATGTTATTGGCAATTGGCAATCCAATTATCGACCCGATTTTAAAGGATTTTTTTGCACGACCGCGGCCAATGATAACATTCGATCTAAACACCATATACTACGCAAGTGGGTTTTCCCTTCCTTCTGGACATGCTTTTCAGTCATTTGCCGGAACTTTACCCTTGATAATCTGTTTTTTAACCAACGATGCGACTTTCAAAAGGAACTGGATCAAAATAGTTTTAGCATTGTTGCTCCTTATTTACGCTATAACCCTCTCTTTCAGTCGGATTTTGGTAGGAGTGCATTATATTTCCGATGTTTTATTTGGAATCGGATTCGCAATCATATTAATGGTAATTTTAGCCAGTTTATTACAATGGTTGTTGGATACTGATAGACTAACCCTTCAAAATGAAAAATGGTATGCCATGGTATTTCTTATTCTCTATGTGAGCTATATTATTTTCAGTTGGGATTATTTCATATGGTTCAGAGTCTATTTTATTCCTTGA